In the genome of Myxococcus stipitatus, one region contains:
- a CDS encoding ferritin-like domain-containing protein — MSETQPFVSNLQEIRRRAREHLEEGAITENYEGDVATTLKLLNDALATEIVCVLRYTSNAVAAVGIHSEAVKDEFAEHAREEQEHALRLAERINQLGGHANFNPEGLMERSSSQFVEGQTLVDMIRENLVAERIAIETYRDLVRFFAERDPTTRRLLEDILAKEEEHANDMHDLLVAHQGRPMLDN; from the coding sequence ATGTCCGAGACACAGCCCTTCGTCAGCAACCTCCAGGAGATTCGCCGCCGCGCGCGGGAGCACCTGGAGGAAGGCGCCATCACCGAGAACTACGAAGGCGACGTGGCGACCACCCTCAAGCTGCTGAACGACGCGCTCGCCACGGAGATTGTCTGCGTGCTGCGCTACACGTCGAACGCCGTCGCCGCCGTGGGCATCCACAGCGAAGCGGTGAAGGACGAGTTCGCCGAGCACGCACGCGAGGAGCAGGAGCATGCGCTGCGGCTCGCCGAGCGCATCAATCAATTGGGGGGACACGCGAACTTCAACCCGGAAGGGCTGATGGAGCGCAGCTCCAGCCAGTTCGTCGAGGGACAGACGCTCGTCGACATGATTCGCGAGAACCTGGTGGCCGAGCGCATCGCCATCGAGACGTATCGCGACCTGGTCCGCTTCTTCGCGGAGCGGGATCCCACCACGCGGCGGCTCCTCGAGGACATCCTCGCCAAGGAGGAGGAGCACGCCAACGACATGCATGACCTGCTGGTGGCCCACCAGGGCCGCCCCATGCTCGACAACTGA
- a CDS encoding pitrilysin family protein codes for MSFTSYRDVLPSGLRVVTVETPHLHTALLAIYVRTGSRHETAANNGVSHYLEHLFFRGSEGWPDTVKMNAAVEEVGGNLNGVTTRDHGYYYTPLHPAHLRVGLDILGDMLTRPRLTDMEVERQIILEEMLDEVDEKGRDIDLDNLSKHLLFPNHPLALKIAGTRDSVSALQHSQVLEHFAQHYVTGNIVVTAAGRVRRDEVLELTERAFARLPKGLASTETPPPAAAPGPLLHFVSHDESQTEFRLNFRTVPEQHDDYAALQIIRRVLDDGLSSRLPFEIVEKRGLAYSVHASLDAYDDAGLFEIEAASAPEKASQVVQESLRVLSTLCDDLIGDEELARAKRRHRMLLEFSQDSPGELAGWFGGTELFRAPETFAHRADLVDSQSAERVREVARRYFRKENLTVVAVGQRKGLKALERVVAEAPGLPGAPALKPAKAKVSAGRRG; via the coding sequence ATGAGCTTCACATCGTATCGGGACGTGCTGCCCTCCGGGCTCCGCGTCGTCACCGTCGAGACGCCCCACCTCCACACCGCCCTGCTCGCCATCTACGTCCGCACGGGCAGCCGCCACGAGACGGCCGCGAACAACGGCGTCAGCCACTACCTCGAACACCTGTTCTTCCGGGGCAGCGAGGGTTGGCCGGACACCGTGAAGATGAACGCCGCCGTGGAGGAGGTGGGCGGCAACCTCAACGGCGTCACCACCCGGGACCACGGCTACTACTACACGCCGCTGCACCCGGCCCACCTGCGCGTCGGCCTGGACATCCTCGGGGACATGCTCACCCGCCCCCGCCTCACCGACATGGAGGTGGAGCGGCAGATCATCCTCGAGGAGATGCTGGACGAGGTCGACGAGAAGGGCCGGGACATCGACCTGGACAACCTGTCCAAGCACCTGCTGTTCCCCAACCACCCGCTGGCGCTCAAGATCGCCGGGACGCGCGACTCCGTCTCCGCGCTCCAGCACTCGCAGGTGCTGGAGCACTTCGCCCAGCACTACGTCACCGGCAACATCGTGGTCACCGCCGCGGGCCGCGTGCGCCGCGACGAGGTGCTGGAATTGACCGAGCGCGCCTTCGCCCGCCTGCCCAAGGGCCTCGCGAGCACGGAGACACCTCCGCCCGCCGCCGCGCCGGGCCCCTTGCTGCACTTCGTCTCGCACGACGAATCGCAGACGGAGTTCCGCCTCAACTTCCGCACCGTGCCGGAGCAGCACGACGACTACGCCGCGCTGCAGATCATCCGTCGCGTGCTGGATGACGGTCTGTCCTCGCGCCTGCCGTTCGAAATCGTGGAGAAGCGTGGGCTGGCCTACTCCGTCCACGCGTCGCTGGACGCATACGACGACGCGGGCCTGTTCGAGATTGAAGCCGCCAGCGCCCCTGAGAAGGCGTCCCAGGTGGTGCAGGAGTCGCTGCGGGTGCTCAGCACGCTGTGCGACGACCTGATTGGCGACGAGGAGCTGGCGCGCGCCAAGCGCCGTCACCGCATGCTGCTGGAGTTCTCCCAAGACTCGCCGGGGGAGCTGGCCGGGTGGTTCGGCGGCACGGAGCTGTTCCGCGCGCCGGAGACCTTCGCCCACCGCGCGGACCTGGTGGACTCGCAGTCGGCCGAGCGCGTCCGCGAGGTGGCCCGTCGCTACTTCCGGAAGGAGAACCTCACCGTGGTGGCGGTGGGTCAGCGCAAGGGCCTCAAGGCCCTGGAGCGCGTGGTGGCGGAGGCCCCGGGACTGCCCGGAGCCCCCGCGCTGAAGCCCGCGAAGGCGAAGGTCAGCGCCGGCCGCCGCGGATGA
- a CDS encoding tetratricopeptide repeat protein: protein MAAVQNRAQQAQSALGEARAHLANGQAPAALTALKRAATAAPDSAEPYLLMADAHLMNNNMGAAIMSLKQAEALIPGTDPTIQKQLSELYLSNGNTQEALTILTTLRDSRLLTEADTLGLARFQAREGQIEAAFATLESVLRDSPDDPEAKAMEAEVLLMKGDELLAANLMDKLLQQNPAHTSARLLRARYFLVNGVPQMAEADLQAVEGKDAQRADVIMLRARALLAQGRATDAEATLKPLVDAEPQNAEALAWMAETVLAQGRRADSLTLVDRALQFRPRLARALYVRGRAQEEANDKKGAEESYRFALSAEPRFAPAHSRLWRLYLQTERKVDAYSALERLLALSEASQEEKVALAKLSAQLQTQVARATKLIDEALKREPDNAEYQEVKKALLALAPKPEKKKPTGPIIIRGGRR, encoded by the coding sequence GTGGCGGCCGTCCAGAACCGTGCTCAACAAGCCCAGTCGGCCCTGGGCGAAGCCCGCGCGCACCTCGCCAATGGCCAGGCCCCCGCGGCCCTCACGGCGCTCAAGCGCGCGGCCACCGCCGCCCCGGACAGCGCGGAGCCCTACCTGTTGATGGCCGACGCCCACCTCATGAACAACAACATGGGCGCCGCCATCATGTCCCTCAAGCAGGCGGAGGCCCTCATCCCGGGGACGGACCCCACCATCCAGAAGCAGCTCTCCGAGCTGTACCTGAGCAATGGCAACACCCAGGAGGCCCTCACCATCCTCACGACCCTGCGCGACTCCCGGCTGTTGACGGAGGCCGACACGCTGGGGCTGGCGCGCTTCCAGGCCCGCGAGGGGCAAATCGAAGCGGCCTTCGCGACGTTGGAGAGTGTGCTGCGCGACAGCCCGGATGACCCGGAGGCCAAGGCCATGGAGGCCGAGGTCCTGCTCATGAAGGGCGACGAGCTGCTCGCCGCCAACCTGATGGACAAGCTGCTCCAGCAGAACCCCGCGCACACGTCCGCGCGTCTGCTGCGCGCGCGCTACTTCCTGGTCAACGGCGTGCCGCAGATGGCGGAGGCGGACCTCCAGGCCGTGGAGGGCAAGGACGCCCAGCGCGCGGACGTCATCATGCTGCGGGCCCGCGCGCTCCTGGCGCAGGGCCGCGCCACCGACGCGGAGGCCACGCTCAAGCCCCTGGTGGACGCCGAGCCGCAGAACGCCGAGGCCCTGGCGTGGATGGCGGAGACGGTGCTGGCGCAGGGCCGCCGCGCGGACTCGCTGACGCTGGTGGACCGCGCGCTCCAGTTCCGCCCCCGGCTGGCCCGGGCCCTCTACGTGCGAGGCCGCGCGCAGGAGGAGGCCAACGACAAGAAGGGCGCGGAGGAGAGCTACCGCTTCGCCCTCAGCGCGGAGCCTCGCTTCGCCCCCGCGCACTCGCGCCTGTGGCGGCTGTACCTCCAGACGGAGCGCAAGGTGGATGCGTACTCCGCGCTGGAGCGGCTGCTCGCGCTGAGCGAGGCGTCGCAGGAGGAGAAGGTCGCCCTGGCGAAGCTCTCCGCTCAGCTCCAGACGCAGGTGGCGCGCGCGACGAAGCTCATCGACGAGGCCCTCAAGCGGGAGCCCGACAACGCCGAGTACCAGGAGGTGAAGAAGGCCCTCCTGGCGCTGGCGCCGAAGCCCGAGAAGAAGAAGCCCACCGGGCCCATCATCATCCGCGGCGGCCGGCGCTGA
- the adh gene encoding aldehyde dehydrogenase → MIYAAPNQPGSKVKFKSRYQNFIGGRWVEPKRGQYFENITPVTGQVFCEIPRSTAEDIELALDAAHAAKAAWGRTSPTERANILLKIADRLEQEKEVLALAESWDNGKPIRETLAADLPLAIDHFRYFASCIRAQEGSMSQLDNDTVAYHFHEPLGVVGQIIPWNFPILMAAWKLAPALAAGNCVVLKPAEQTPVGILLVTELIQDLLPDGVLNVVNGFGVEAGKPLASSPRVAKVAFTGETTTGRLILQYASENLIPVTLELGGKSPNIFFDDVMAQDDDFLDKAMEGFAMFALNQGEVCTCPSRALVGERIFNQFIERGLERVKRVRPGNPLDTDTMLGAQASNDQLEKILGYIDIGKKEGAKVLTGGERVMLPGDLKDGYYVAPTVFHGNNKMRVFQEEIFGPVVSVTTFKDFDDAMRIANDTLYGLGAGVWTRDGNTAYRAGRAIEAGRVWTNCYHLYPAHAAFGGYKQSGIGRENHLRMLAHYQQTKNLLVSYSPKALGFF, encoded by the coding sequence ATGATCTACGCCGCCCCCAACCAGCCTGGCTCGAAGGTGAAGTTCAAGTCCCGCTACCAGAACTTCATCGGTGGCCGGTGGGTCGAGCCCAAGCGTGGCCAGTACTTCGAGAACATCACGCCCGTGACGGGCCAGGTCTTCTGCGAGATTCCCCGCTCCACGGCGGAGGACATCGAGCTGGCGCTGGACGCGGCGCACGCGGCGAAGGCCGCCTGGGGCCGCACCTCACCCACCGAGCGCGCCAACATCCTGCTGAAGATCGCCGACCGGCTGGAGCAGGAGAAGGAGGTGCTGGCGCTGGCGGAGTCGTGGGACAACGGCAAGCCCATCCGCGAGACGCTCGCGGCGGACCTGCCGCTGGCCATCGACCACTTCCGCTACTTCGCCAGCTGCATCCGCGCGCAGGAAGGCTCGATGAGCCAGCTGGACAACGACACCGTCGCGTACCACTTCCACGAGCCGCTGGGCGTGGTGGGGCAGATCATCCCGTGGAACTTCCCCATCCTGATGGCGGCGTGGAAGCTGGCCCCGGCGCTGGCCGCGGGCAACTGCGTGGTGCTCAAGCCCGCGGAGCAGACGCCGGTGGGCATCCTGCTCGTCACCGAGCTCATCCAGGACCTGCTCCCCGACGGCGTCCTCAACGTGGTCAACGGCTTCGGCGTCGAGGCCGGCAAGCCGCTGGCGAGCAGCCCGCGCGTGGCCAAGGTCGCCTTCACGGGCGAGACGACGACGGGGCGCCTCATCCTCCAGTACGCGAGCGAGAACCTCATCCCGGTGACGCTGGAGCTGGGCGGCAAGAGCCCCAACATCTTCTTTGACGACGTGATGGCGCAGGACGACGACTTCCTGGACAAGGCGATGGAAGGCTTCGCCATGTTCGCGCTGAACCAGGGCGAGGTCTGCACCTGTCCGTCGCGCGCGCTGGTGGGCGAGCGCATCTTCAACCAGTTCATCGAGCGGGGCCTGGAGCGCGTGAAGCGCGTGCGCCCGGGCAACCCGCTGGACACCGACACGATGCTGGGGGCGCAGGCGTCGAACGACCAGCTCGAGAAGATTCTCGGCTACATCGACATCGGCAAGAAGGAGGGCGCCAAGGTGCTCACCGGCGGCGAGCGCGTCATGCTGCCCGGCGACCTCAAGGACGGCTACTACGTGGCGCCCACCGTGTTCCACGGCAACAACAAGATGCGCGTGTTCCAGGAGGAGATCTTCGGACCCGTCGTCAGCGTCACGACGTTCAAGGACTTCGACGACGCGATGCGCATCGCCAACGACACGCTGTACGGCCTGGGCGCGGGCGTGTGGACGCGCGACGGCAACACGGCTTACCGGGCGGGCCGCGCCATCGAGGCGGGCCGCGTGTGGACCAACTGCTACCACCTGTACCCGGCGCACGCGGCGTTCGGTGGCTACAAGCAGTCCGGCATCGGCCGGGAGAACCACCTGCGGATGCTGGCCCACTACCAGCAGACGAAGAACCTGCTGGTGAGCTACAGCCCGAAGGCGCTGGGGTTCTTCTGA
- a CDS encoding fatty acid desaturase family protein, translated as MDRAPLLSSKELIARTRPFAAQDTARSGWNLVATYAALAAAATLAVAAPWWPLRALGGVLEALVLIRAFILFHDAMHGALLPSSRWAKVLFHLQGILTLTPARIWNDTHNHHHANTARLAADSAGTFVTWTTEQWRQASGWQRLAYRVERHPVTLLFGYVTAFLYSLCLMPFVKNPKRYWTSGLALGVHAALSVALWVYAGPAVYLFAFVGPLFLAYALGTYLFYAQHNFDDVHILAESHWTHSDAALEASSYLRCGKVMAWFTGNIGYHHVHHLNPRIPFYRLPEAMAAIPELQQPHVTTLSPRDIVRCLRLNLWAPELGKMVRYRDAWARG; from the coding sequence ATGGACCGAGCCCCGCTGCTGTCGAGCAAGGAGCTCATTGCCAGGACCCGCCCCTTCGCCGCGCAGGACACGGCGCGCTCGGGCTGGAACCTGGTCGCCACCTACGCCGCGCTGGCGGCGGCCGCGACGTTGGCCGTGGCCGCGCCCTGGTGGCCCCTGCGCGCCCTTGGTGGTGTCCTGGAGGCGCTCGTCCTCATCCGCGCCTTCATCCTCTTCCACGACGCGATGCACGGCGCGCTGTTGCCCTCATCGAGATGGGCCAAGGTGCTCTTCCATCTCCAGGGCATCCTCACGCTCACGCCCGCGCGCATCTGGAATGACACCCACAATCATCACCACGCGAACACCGCCCGACTGGCGGCGGACTCCGCGGGCACCTTCGTGACGTGGACGACCGAGCAGTGGCGTCAGGCCTCCGGCTGGCAACGTCTGGCCTATCGCGTGGAGCGCCATCCGGTGACGCTCCTGTTCGGCTATGTCACGGCGTTCCTCTACAGCCTCTGTCTGATGCCCTTCGTGAAGAACCCGAAGCGCTATTGGACGTCGGGCCTGGCGCTGGGGGTGCACGCGGCCCTGTCGGTGGCGCTCTGGGTCTACGCCGGGCCGGCGGTCTACCTGTTCGCCTTCGTGGGCCCGCTGTTCCTGGCGTATGCGCTGGGCACGTACCTGTTCTACGCGCAGCACAACTTCGACGACGTCCACATCCTGGCGGAGTCCCACTGGACACACTCGGACGCGGCGCTGGAGGCCTCCAGCTACCTGCGCTGTGGCAAGGTGATGGCGTGGTTCACCGGCAACATCGGCTACCACCACGTGCACCACCTCAACCCGCGCATCCCGTTCTACCGGCTGCCGGAGGCGATGGCCGCCATCCCCGAGCTCCAGCAGCCCCACGTCACCACGCTGAGCCCCAGGGACATCGTGCGCTGCCTGCGGTTGAACCTGTGGGCGCCGGAGCTGGGGAAGATGGTGCGCTACCGCGACGCCTGGGCGCGCGGCTGA
- a CDS encoding DUF779 domain-containing protein, which yields MSDTRAGPGAGGQAEPEVARVAVTPEAASVIRSLRTEHGPLMFHQSGGCCDGSAPMCYPAKEFRVGQRDVFLGEVEGCPVYIGGAQFEAWQHTHLTLDVVPGRGAGFSLESPRGVRFLTRSRVFTDEEYARMKHQPPPRRGPPE from the coding sequence ATGAGCGACACCCGTGCCGGGCCCGGCGCGGGTGGGCAGGCGGAGCCCGAGGTGGCCCGGGTGGCGGTGACGCCCGAGGCCGCCTCCGTCATCCGCTCCCTGCGCACCGAGCATGGGCCGCTGATGTTCCATCAGTCGGGAGGGTGCTGCGACGGCAGCGCGCCCATGTGCTACCCCGCGAAGGAGTTCCGCGTGGGCCAGCGGGACGTCTTCCTGGGCGAGGTGGAGGGCTGCCCTGTCTACATCGGCGGCGCGCAGTTCGAGGCCTGGCAGCACACGCACCTGACGCTGGACGTGGTGCCCGGCAGAGGCGCGGGCTTCAGCCTGGAGTCCCCCCGGGGCGTGAGGTTCCTCACCCGCAGCCGCGTCTTCACCGACGAGGAATACGCGCGGATGAAGCACCAGCCCCCGCCGCGCCGAGGACCCCCGGAGTAG
- a CDS encoding sigma-54-dependent Fis family transcriptional regulator — protein sequence MGTLTLSASAHLWEQFLVGALDGEQTVVPEVPPILSRWQRSRALGAPCTGLPHEGPSVGGAALVERRARLEPVWHEVRDILDVLAAAPLPSGRVALLADREGVILATRSSGGSFGGHADDVRLVAGACWDEVSRGTNAIGTALVESSAVAVVGPAHYAQRHHGLVCYAAPVRDAFGELVGVLDVTGPASGADPLVLVAVASIAHSAEARLREVAWARVASAVRGGLEARLAREDGPVLLIEAPGRVRRLNGAARTVVGLSRGSPEELSWGRVLGLSWAALKDAALRGHSLEARHPSTGARWRVQVEAVGEGDVALAVLVRLEPWLTRAVAKRLPVAEDVGPEGGAWAALKGSDAQHRALLKEAARFAPTMLPVLLLSETGTGKELLARAVHAASSVSSGPFVAVHCGALSSTLLESELFGHAPGAFTGARAGGAEGKLAAADGGTLFLDELAEMPAALQVLLLRVLEDGGYSRVGESHVRHSRFRLIGATCRDLDAAVRAGTFRGDLYYRLQGVMLRLPPLRERDDLAVLAQDLLSQLALEGGHPASTLSTAALARLKNHTWPGNVRELKTVLRLALVRAGGARVVDVAALPPELGLGPVATPRREDAAGASGLRALEAQAVREALERSGGNMARAARRLGVARSTLYRMVERLGLMLPPRA from the coding sequence ATGGGAACGCTCACGCTCAGCGCCTCCGCGCACCTGTGGGAGCAGTTCCTCGTCGGCGCGCTCGACGGGGAGCAGACGGTGGTTCCGGAGGTGCCTCCCATCCTCTCGAGGTGGCAACGCTCGCGAGCGCTGGGGGCTCCTTGCACGGGCCTTCCGCACGAAGGGCCCAGCGTGGGCGGTGCCGCGCTGGTCGAGCGTCGCGCGCGGCTGGAGCCCGTCTGGCACGAGGTGCGAGACATCCTGGACGTCCTCGCCGCGGCGCCTCTTCCCTCGGGCCGGGTCGCGCTGCTGGCGGACCGGGAGGGCGTCATCCTCGCCACGCGTAGCTCGGGGGGCTCCTTCGGGGGACATGCCGACGACGTGCGCCTGGTGGCGGGCGCCTGCTGGGATGAGGTGTCGCGCGGCACGAACGCCATCGGCACCGCGCTGGTGGAGTCCTCGGCGGTCGCGGTCGTCGGACCCGCGCACTATGCGCAGCGGCACCATGGGCTGGTCTGCTACGCGGCGCCGGTGAGGGACGCGTTCGGCGAGCTGGTCGGCGTGCTGGACGTCACCGGCCCCGCGAGCGGCGCGGACCCGTTGGTGCTGGTGGCGGTGGCGAGCATCGCCCACTCCGCCGAGGCGCGGCTGCGCGAGGTGGCCTGGGCGCGGGTGGCGTCCGCGGTGCGAGGAGGGCTCGAAGCGCGGCTGGCCCGAGAGGATGGCCCCGTGCTGCTCATCGAAGCCCCTGGCCGCGTGCGGCGATTGAATGGGGCCGCGCGGACGGTGGTGGGCCTTTCGCGGGGCTCGCCCGAGGAGCTGTCCTGGGGGCGGGTGCTCGGCTTGTCATGGGCGGCCTTGAAGGACGCGGCGCTGCGGGGCCACTCGCTGGAGGCGCGTCATCCGTCGACGGGCGCGCGGTGGCGTGTCCAGGTGGAGGCGGTGGGGGAGGGGGACGTGGCGCTCGCGGTGCTGGTGCGGCTGGAGCCTTGGCTCACGCGTGCCGTGGCGAAGCGGCTTCCCGTGGCGGAGGACGTCGGGCCTGAGGGCGGGGCCTGGGCGGCGTTGAAGGGAAGTGATGCCCAGCACCGGGCCCTGTTGAAGGAGGCCGCGCGCTTCGCGCCGACGATGCTGCCCGTGTTGCTGTTGTCGGAGACGGGCACCGGCAAGGAGCTGCTCGCGCGAGCGGTGCATGCGGCGAGCTCGGTGTCCTCGGGGCCGTTCGTGGCGGTCCACTGCGGGGCGCTCTCGTCGACGTTGCTGGAGAGCGAGCTGTTCGGCCATGCGCCTGGAGCCTTCACGGGGGCTCGAGCGGGTGGGGCGGAGGGGAAGCTGGCGGCGGCGGACGGGGGCACCTTGTTCCTGGACGAGCTGGCGGAGATGCCCGCGGCCTTGCAGGTGTTGCTGCTGCGCGTGTTGGAGGACGGCGGGTACTCGCGCGTGGGCGAGTCCCATGTGAGGCATTCTCGCTTCCGGCTCATCGGCGCGACGTGCCGGGACTTGGACGCGGCCGTTCGCGCGGGCACGTTCCGCGGCGACCTCTACTATCGCCTCCAGGGCGTGATGCTGCGCCTTCCCCCGCTGCGGGAGCGCGACGACCTGGCCGTGCTCGCTCAAGACCTGCTGAGTCAGCTCGCGCTCGAAGGTGGCCACCCCGCGAGCACGCTGTCGACGGCGGCGCTGGCACGCCTGAAGAACCACACCTGGCCCGGCAACGTGCGCGAGCTGAAGACCGTGCTCCGGCTGGCGCTGGTCCGGGCGGGAGGCGCGCGGGTGGTGGACGTGGCCGCGCTTCCTCCCGAGCTGGGACTCGGCCCCGTGGCCACTCCTCGCCGAGAGGACGCGGCGGGTGCCTCGGGCCTGCGAGCGCTCGAGGCCCAAGCGGTTCGCGAGGCGCTGGAGCGCAGCGGGGGCAACATGGCCCGCGCCGCGCGGCGGTTGGGCGTCGCCCGCAGCACGCTCTATCGGATGGTGGAGCGCCTGGGGCTGATGCTTCCTCCTCGCGCCTGA
- a CDS encoding DUF6600 domain-containing protein: MAPWTTKPSHWLRNGGLCASAMLLVVGCASAQEEYGPQVTATSPTLGSPVSTFRDVLSPYGTWTQLPEVGWVWQPSASAVGDGFVPYSTGGQWAMSDWGWTFQTDWAWGWAPFHYGRWFLQPSVGWVWWPDDEWAPSWVDWRWGDGFVGWVPFAPPGVDVELAWNFVNVHDFSRPDVGRYVVAPDRVPGILQRTELAGERVKARTGEWNRGPSAEAVTQVTGQPVRRARLSAPPTGQPPASRTESPPEKPPPPPPEHPAPSAPPEHHTSPPAEEHPEPRPPPPPTERPTEPSPEPHATPHEAPHPGH; the protein is encoded by the coding sequence ATGGCCCCCTGGACGACCAAACCCTCTCACTGGCTCCGCAATGGAGGCCTGTGCGCGAGCGCCATGCTGCTCGTCGTGGGCTGCGCGAGCGCCCAGGAGGAGTACGGCCCCCAGGTGACAGCGACCTCGCCCACCCTGGGCAGCCCCGTCTCCACGTTCCGCGACGTGCTGTCACCCTATGGCACCTGGACCCAGCTCCCGGAGGTGGGGTGGGTGTGGCAGCCCTCGGCCTCCGCGGTGGGAGACGGCTTCGTGCCCTACTCCACGGGTGGGCAGTGGGCGATGAGCGACTGGGGTTGGACCTTCCAGACGGACTGGGCCTGGGGATGGGCGCCCTTCCACTACGGCCGCTGGTTCCTCCAGCCATCGGTGGGCTGGGTGTGGTGGCCCGATGACGAGTGGGCGCCGTCCTGGGTGGACTGGCGCTGGGGGGATGGCTTCGTGGGTTGGGTCCCCTTCGCGCCTCCCGGCGTGGACGTGGAGCTCGCGTGGAACTTCGTGAACGTGCACGACTTCTCGCGCCCGGACGTGGGCCGCTACGTGGTGGCGCCCGACCGCGTCCCCGGCATCCTCCAGCGGACCGAGCTCGCGGGAGAGCGGGTGAAGGCGCGCACCGGAGAGTGGAACCGAGGCCCCTCGGCCGAGGCGGTCACCCAGGTCACCGGCCAGCCCGTGCGCCGCGCCAGGCTGAGCGCGCCGCCCACCGGACAGCCTCCCGCGTCGCGCACGGAATCCCCGCCGGAGAAGCCGCCACCGCCGCCCCCTGAGCACCCCGCCCCCTCCGCGCCTCCCGAGCACCACACGTCCCCACCGGCCGAGGAGCACCCGGAGCCAAGGCCCCCACCTCCACCGACCGAGCGCCCCACCGAGCCTTCCCCCGAGCCTCACGCGACACCGCACGAGGCGCCGCACCCCGGGCATTGA